The Coffea arabica cultivar ET-39 chromosome 9e, Coffea Arabica ET-39 HiFi, whole genome shotgun sequence genome has a window encoding:
- the LOC113709685 gene encoding uncharacterized protein At2g34460, chloroplastic, with translation MATTLLKTSLFQAFPFTNKTFAIFLSPCRRRTRSFDLKASLMEGSSEVKENEEGSRGGKKKIFVAGATGSTGKRIAEQLLARGFAVKAGVRDIDKAKTTFSANPDLQFINADVTEGSAKLADAIGDDSDAVICATGFRRSWDLLAPWKVDNFGTVNLVEACRKRGVDRFILISSILVNGAAMGQLLNPAYIILNALGLVLIAKLQAEQHIRKSGINYTIIRPGGLRNDPPSGNIVMEPEDTLYEGSISRDQVAQVAVEALLQPESNYKVVEIVARAEAAKRTFEELFGSIKQR, from the exons ATGGCCACAACTCTCCTCAAAACCTCTCTCTTTCAAGCTTTTCCTTTCACCAACAAAACCTTTGCTATCTTCCTCTCCCCTTGCAGAAGAAGAACTCGGTCCTTCGACCTCAAAGCATCGTTG ATGGAAGGTAGTAGTGAAGTGAAAGAGAACGAGGAGGGCAGCAGGGGTGGAAAGAAGAAAATCTTCGTTGCTGGTGCCACTGGAAGCACTGGCAAGAGGATAGCTGAGCAGCTTTTGGCTAGGGGTTTTGCTGTCAAGGCTGGTGTCCGGGATATTGATAAGGCCAAAACAACCTTTTCTGCGAACCCTGATCTTCAATTT ATAAATGCAGATGTAACAGAGGGTTCAGCAAAACTAGCTGATGCCATTGGTGATGATTCAGATGCAGTAATTTGTGCAACGGGCTTTCGACGTTCATGGGATTTATTGGCTCCATGGAAG GTTGACAATTTCGGCACAGTAAACCTTGTTGAAGCATGCCGAAAACGTGGGGTTGATAGATTTATCCTTATTAGTTCAATTTTAGTAAATGGTGCTGCTATGGGGCAATTATTAAATCCAGCCTACATAATTCTGAATGCATTGGGACTTGTATTAATAGCAAAGCTTCAGGCAGAGCAACACATCAGGAAATCAGGAATCAACTACACAATCATAAGACCAGGTGGGTTGAGGAATGATCCACCTTCAGGAAATATAGTAATGGAGCCAGAG GACACACTTTATGAAGGCTCAATATCCAGAGATCAGGTTGCTCAAGTTGCTGTTGAGGCATTGCTTCAGCCAGAATCTAATTATAAAGTTGTAGAGATAGTTGCTCGTGCTGAAGCTGCGAAACGGACATTTGAGGAACTCTTTGGTTCCATAAAACAGCGGTGA